In the genome of Haloprofundus halobius, the window ATGACGAACTCTTGGATGCACATGATTTCTCCGTCGATGAAGTGCCACCTGAGGTCAGCTGACTTCTCTCGTCTGAGGAGAATCGGGCCAATAGCACCAGTGAGACATACGCCGATACTCGATTGCTCCGCGTCGTCCACGAGGTTCAGCCAATCACCTGCAATCCACCGCCGATTCCCTCAAACTGCGATTAGGACGATGGGGAGGGCACGAAGTGGATCATAGCTATGACTGATACATCCAATACTGAGGGCAAGACAATCGAGACGGAGGTGGTCATCGTCGGTGCCGGACCTGCCGGCTGTGTCCTAAGCTATCTGCTCGCGCGTAGTGGCGTCGACACAATTCTGCTTGAACGCCAACGGAGTCTGCGTCGCGAATTTCGTGGTTTCCTGTTCCAACCACTAGTACTGCGCGTGTTCGACCAAATGGACATGCTCGACCGCGTTCTCACATTGAATCATACTGAGGTACGCGATATCGAAGTGGAGGTCTATGGGCGGTCCTATCCGATTATGTCCCTCGAAGCGGCGCCTGGTCCGTACAATTACGCTCTCTTGATGGAACAGCCATCGCTGCTCCAGGCTCTCATCGATGAAGCATCCCAATTCGAGTCGTTCAGCTACCACAGCGGGATGCCTGCAGCAGACCTCTTCCATGATGGGAACCAGGTCGTCGGCGTCCACGCTACCGACAGGGAGCACAACGAATCCGTTACGATTCGGAGCCGTCTCGTTGTCGGGGCGGACGGTCGATATTCGACGATTCGAAGCGCGGCCGGCATCGACCCCGGACTGTTCGAGTCAACCCTCGAACTGCTCTGGTTCAAACTCCCCGCGTCAACTATCGACAAACCAGTCCTGGCGAAAGTCGGTCCCTCCGGGGTGTTGCTTTCCTTTGGACTCGGGGGTGGTGAGGCACAGTTCGGCTGGTCGATCGAAAAGGGATCGTACCCACAGCTCCGTGAACGCGGAATCGAATGGTTCCACGAGCAGCTCATTTCCATTGACTCAGAGTTGGCCGAGGTTCTTCCAAACCAGCTCACTGATTTCGACCAGTGTTCGCTGTTGCATATCGAACCAGGCATCAGCGACGAATGGACACGAGACGGACTCCTGCTCGTCGGTGATGCTGCCCACGTCGCGTCTCCGGTCGGCGGCCAGGGGAACGGGATGGCGATTCAGGATGCGGTCGTCGCTCACTCGGTGATTGTGACCGCCCTGGACCAGACCGAGGGGACGCTTTCGAACCACGCGCTCGAACGGTACGAATGGATTCGGCGACCCGCAGTCGAAGAGGTCGTTCGATTCCAGCGGCGGGCCGAACGACCGTTCTCCGGGTTCGTCAAATATGGCGCTACCGTCCCTGACACGCTAAAACGGCCGCTCATTCGGTCGTTCTTCTGGCTCATCTCCCGAACCCCTCTCCCCAAACGTGCTCGAGACACGTTCATGTGGGGGCCGTCGCCGGTGGACGTCAATACAATGCACTTCAGTAAGACGAACTGAACGCGGATACCATCGACCGAGACAGACGTGTCCCCCTGGAGGTGTGCCCCCTCCTACAGTTACCGTGTCCCCTGCCGCGAGTTCTTCACCGGGTTCGAGATAGTTGGTCAGCTTTCGGAGGAACTCGTGAGTGGCGAGACCACCTTCGTAGTCAGGAAGGGAGATTATCTCCGTCTGGATCAGAAGTCCCTGACGGTGGCGAGACCACCTTCGTAGTCAGGAAGCCCATCCTCACGAATTTCGTCGATCTCGAAGGTGTCGTATCCCCAGATGATGAGCTCTCCTTCTTCGCCCACTTCCCAATTCAGGGTCCCAAAGCAATGTGCATCACAGAGCTGGCGGACTGCCTGTACATCCGTTACGGTCGCGCCGGTTAACGTCGTCGCTGCTTGGAGCGTTGCCATTGTTAGTTCTCGAGGCGCTTTCCTGCCCCCGCACCCCTTCTGGGGAAACAAAATCGACTGGAAAAGAAGCTGAACCGAGGCGGCCTCCCGTCGCATTTGGTGAAATTTCCGGAACGGTAGTGACTGTGACGTGCTTGTCGAAACTAAACTTTCTCTTATCATTACAGGATTTTAATACATTATCCCTCCGGTTATGTCTAATAAGGTAAAATACTGTTTTAGCCCCAAATTGGGTAACTCGAAATATATGGCAACTACAGACCTACTCAACTATCTGGAGAGTCGTTCTGGAAGCTACCTCCGTGGTGTTTTGCAGTACGACGATGACGAAAATGAGGTTCTCTACCTTCGAGACGATGTCCGGAAAGAACGGATACTGAGCGAAATCGACAGGATGCTCGCACGGTTGAAACCAGAGTCCTCTGCATCAGAAGAGCGTGCGTTCCCCCTCGGAGATCTGTACGTGACTATTCGTCGATTCGAGGACGCTATCATCATGCACTTCCCTCGAGGACAGAAACGCGGTGTCGTGGTCTCACTCGAACCAGAGGCCGGACGAGATTTGAACCAATTCACCACAGAGTGTATTCGACTTATTGACGAGTGAATTCGGGATTCAAGCGCGAATGATATTACGCTAAGCTGTCTCTCAAAAACAAATCAGTTAGATTATGTTTCTGCAATCAACAGTAAGAGATGCAGTAGCGTGCTGCATCACCGAAATCGGGCGTCGTAGTGCTGACACACCCATTACGACAGTCAGAGGCACCCCTGACACTCCCCTTCAATATTAGAAGAGAATAGAGGACTTTCGAGGGTGAATCTGTTGTAGCATCCACCCGTTCATTAACTCGTTCCTGACTCTCGTTTGAGTTACTGTGTGAGTGTGGATCCACAGCTATCGCACCGGGCTCCTCGACAGTCTGTAGTGACGTGTCCACCGCATACTGGACAATCAGTATTTATCCTCCTTGGCAGTTGTGAACCCTGATTCGCTTCGGTAGTCCTACCTTCTAACACACCGGGCACTCAACTAGAGGAATCGGCGAAAGTGCCTCACAAGACTCTAATGCCGCGTGCAAGTGTGCTTGGACGTCTGGGTTCTCTGTCCGAGAGAGTGCCTGTGTGAGGTATGTACTGAGTTCATTGTGTGTGCTCTCAACCACCCACGATCGTGGTCACTCAAAACCCAGTAACCTGTAACGGAGAGAAACTCTGATACCCATCCTAGCCAGATAGATGGATGAATGACGGACACTCTCTGGTATCCTTCTACTCAAGATGTCGTCAAGATACACGATGACATTGTCTCAGAGTATTCAGAGACCACTCCCGGTATTCAAAATCTTGGAGATGTAGAGTTTGCACTTGAGTATATTGAGACTGGCAGTTTCGGAGAAGTTCCAGAAACAATCCACGAAAAAGTATTCTACCTGCTTCGACTATTGGTGGCAAATCACCCGTTCGTTGATGGCAACAAGCGTACTGCCCTCAATACGGCAAACGTCTTTTACTTCCTCAACGGCTACCGATTCGACTACGATAACGAAATCAGAACAATTCTCAAGCAATTCGGGATGGACGAAACCGCTGTGGATGAGGATGTAGTCTTAGAGTATCTCCAAGAGCACACCGAAGAAATTGACTTAGCCGAGGCAATCGAACAATGGCGGAGTGAACTCGTTGACTACGGGTTCACCAAACTAGCGAACGATTCATCAGACTCGAACGAATAACGAGAGACAGGAGACCGACCTCGTATGGCAACAAAAGAAGACACAGGCGAGCAATCACCGCTTGATGAAGTAATGGACGATATTCGACGCGAGCTCGTCCTCCGTGTTGCGAAAGCCGACCGCGACGAACATCGCGATATATACGACGCTCTCGAACACGAATAAGCGTCGATGGTAGAAATCAATCTAGTAACTATCTCCCCCGACAGTCGTGGAGCCTAATTCGCTCGGGCAGCCCTATCTTTCGGCAGACTGGACACTCGACTAGAGGAGTCGACGAGAGGTCCTCACACGATTCCAATGACGCGTGCAAGTGTGCTTGGATGTCTGGGTTCTCCGTCCGAGATAATGCCTGTGTGAGATGCATTCGCAGTTCTTCGCGTGCGCTCACGCTTGGGCCTCTTTCTGTCGTGCGTCGACTCTGAGTCCAGTGTGGGCGAGTTGACCCATCGACTCCCAGCCGCGTTTCTGGGCGACATATTGCTGCCAGTGAGAGAGTAGCCGGCCGTTGAGTGGTTGGTAGTGGTCGAGCTTGCGTCCGTGGTGGACGACGACGGCGTCAGCTGGCTGGTAGTAGTGATGGGTGTAGCCTTCTTCGTCGACGCCGAGGGTGAATGACTTGGCGAGTGTTCGAGTGAAGTGATTGATGAGCGATACGGTAGGCTCTTGTGTCGCGGCTTTCCTAGTTGACATTGGTCTTCAGGCTTGATTCGGAAGACCAGTCCCGCGTGCTACTACACGCGGGCATTCTCATACCCGAGAGGGACCCGTCTTCCGCACCATAAGACACGTGTCTTATGGGCATAAGCGTACCGAATTAGCCTGACTCCGGTCAGATGAGACAGGTGTCGCAAGGGCTACGTATGCTGATTCTAAAGGCCACATATGACGAGAGATCGTGACGAGAAAGGCAAATTCACCGAACTCACAACATCCGAAGCTGTCCTCAAAATTCTCGAAACCTCCGAAGACCCTGTGATGACAGCAACGGAAATCGCTGACAAGCTGGATGTCTCACGCGACACGGTAGGACGGAAGCTTGCTCAATTAGCGGAAGACGACGAAGTCGGGCGAAAGAAGGTTGGTGCCAGATCTGTGGTTTGGTGGATAAAATAGCCGGGGTGAGCTACTCCGAGGAGTCTTCCAGAGTGAGGTCTTCAGAGGATATCTCGCCAGACAGGTACTGTTCGCCCTTCTCTGTGATTTTGTATAATCCCCTCTCTTCGTCGTGGTAGTCGACTAATCCTGCAGCCTTCAATTTCCGGAGTCGCTGGTTAATCGACGAGAGCGCATACGCGATGTTGGCCTCAATAACTCCAGGCGTCACTATCAGTGGTCGGTTTCCCTCGTTTAGCAAAAACTCCAGAATCGCATCATCCGCACGGGTCATCCATTCAACGTGCGGTCGTCTCATGTTTCTACGAGCCACAGACCACCCAATAAGCATGGCTAATATGTCGGTAAAATGCCTCAAATGATGCGTTCTAACGTAGTGTTTAATGCACAAGTTCTAAGTAGCGACAGAGAGAAGCACGGACTAACGACTGTCTACTGGATTATCTGGTCTTCTCAGAAAGGACCCGTGTTGTAGCACGGATCCGGTGCGGTCGTATCGAACCTTCCGCATGTCACCGAACACGCCCCAACGCAAAAAGCTCTCGTCGCACAGCCATCCCTCACCCTGGAGGACACTCTATGACTGAGTCTATCGAAGGCCTCCAGTCGCGCCTCGATGATCTCGAAGACCGCGTTGACGCTTTAGAAGACGAGAAATCAGACCTCGAAGACACAGTCCAAGCGCAAGCTGAGATGATTGCCTCCCAGCGTGAGCGCTTGGATGAGTACGAGGAGACACTTAGTGTGTCGAGTGACCACCGAAAGCACCTCCAACAACGCGTGCACGCCCTCGAAGACTCTGAAGACTCGGATGAGACGAGTCAAAGTAAATCGCCATTGCAGCAACTCATCAGCCTTCCCTCGAAAGCCGTCTCGAAACTTACTGCGAACCAAGAACGTGCTCGGTTCATCGCGAAAGACATCCATGAGTACGCCAAGAAAGTTCCTGCCGGCTACGCCATCGACTCAGGCACGATCCGGAAAGTCCTGAAAGCCAAAGAAGACCGGACACCCCACACGCAGACTGTCAGTCGCGTCATGGACTTCCTCAACCAACTTAAGAAAGAAGATGTCCAAGTGGTCAAACGTCGCGGAACCAAGCGTGCCGTGTTCACTGAGCGTGCAGTATCTGAACTCGGCAGTACGTCGTCACCTGGTGGTATCACGGACGTTGTGATGAGGTGGCGCTAACACGGCTGTGATTACAGCGGACTAGTCTCATTCGGGGACGTCGTCCGCTGACATCAACGCGGTAGTCTGCAGTATCGTGAGCAGCAGCACTCGGAGGATATTCATCGTGGATAGGAGTAGTAGACGGAGAAGAAAGAAGATTAGGACGGATATGCGATTGAGACTCATCACAACGAGTGTGATATGGATGGATAGCCTCTCAGCCGGTAGTGTGAGTTATTCAATACTGTATATGGCGACCGATGGAGTGATTCCTGAGTTCTGCCGGAACACCTCGATACGCTTCCTTACGAGATTGTGAATTGAACATCATGGCTATCACTCTGTCAAATATTTGCGCCGCTGCTCGGCCTTCTGGCGCCCCGAACGTCGGTCATAATGTTTGTCGAGAATCTGCGCCGACGCGTTCAACCGATCACCCACCACCTCACGCGGCACGTTATTCAACCGATACGCCGTCACCCGACCACTCCGAACGTCGTGCGGGCTCCGAGACGACGGGCACTTGCACGCCTTTAGATAATACGTCGCCTCGCACTCGTCCGGATCAGGGTCGTGCGGACACTCCTCGCCGTACCAACACGGTCGAATCACACAGTACATCAAATCTCGAATCGTCGACACCGACGCCCGACCGCGCTGAGTCGAAATAAACGGTTTCCGGCCGTGGTCGTCGGTCTTGTCGATACGTGGGCCGTCGATGTACTCCTGGACTACGTGCGCGACGAAGTCTGAGAGACTGTTCCATCGCTCGCCCTTCTCCGCATTCTTCAGCGGCGTATCCGTCTCCGGACGGTGATTGAACTTCAGCGCCGGACCCTTCCCGTTCGTCCGAGTGCCGTCCAAGTCGAGATCCTTCAGGTCGACCCCACGGAGCACACCGACTCGATACCCCGTGTGCCACAAGAGCAGGAGTGCGACGTGATTCCGAGAGGCGTAATGATATCGCTCCAGGTAATCCAGAATCGTGGTCACCCGAGCCACTTCGAGCGTCGTATCGCTCACCGACTCGGCGTACTCACCGCCGGGAGCGGAACCTGAGTGAACAGCTCCTCGTCAACCGCGTCGATGTCCGCGAAGAAGCGGAGGAACGCCCGGAGCGTCGCAAGGTTCCCGCGAAGCGTGATGAGTGCAAGTTCCTCACCGGAGTCACGGAAATTCCCCTCGCGCCGCCACACTCGATAGGCGTAGAGATCTCTCCCGGCCAGCTCGTTCAGATTCTCGATTTCTTCTTCCTCGCACCAGGCGACGAACGCTCTGAGTCGGTTGCGATGACCCCGGAGCGTTTGCTCGGTGATCTCGTCGCGTCGAGCGTCGAGATAGAGCTTCAGCGTCCTTTCCGGATCGAGCGGTTGGAGGTTGCCGCTCATGCGGAGACACCTCCGACAGTGCGACTACTTTCGTTCCGTCCGTTATGCTTACTGGCCAGTCGATATCTCTCACGAAGTCCTCGACGACGTCGATAGTTTCTACGACGCAGCAAGCGAAGTCGCCATGTCACGGGATGGTGCAGTAGTGATTAGCGTCGACGGAGTGATCCAAAAGCAGATGGTTCGGTTCCTCGATTTTACTCCCGACAAGGTACCTCAGGGTGAACAGGCCATAGAGTATGAAGACTGGATGGGTTCGCGCCACATGAGTGCGGCCGATATGTCGGCTCGGCCCGAAGTGGTGACGACAATTACGCTCAGCGAAGAAACCGGTCGACTGACTCTTTTCGAGGGAGGAAGGCATGTCACGATGCCATACGATGAAATCCGTGATGAACAGGATATGCAAGGAGACAGCGTCGAGTAAGTTCCATGAATGAACTGTAGAGGTGATAAGTGACTCGGCGTCAACACCATTTTCGTAGGCTCAGAAACGACGAGCGTGGTAAGACTGTGTGACCCTCAATTATGACGGTCTCGTGAGAGTTACTGGATATCCACACCAAAGTGTTAATTCCGACAATAACTTTCTACAATTATCCGAATACCACAAGACTCGAGGAGTGTGTTGCGTCGTTTGCTCCTCACCCTGATGATGCTTCATCAGTAGAATCGTCTACCGATAGCTGTAACCGAGACCTCCAATGAAAAAGAAGTTCGTACGCTGTAATCGGTGCGGGTATGTTTGTGTGGCGCAAGTGAAACCCGATAACAGCATTGTACTCCCAGTCATGCGTCAAGAGTGCCCAATCTGTGGCGGAAATACGTTCTCGAAAGTCAGTCTCGCGTCGAACTGAGACCAACCTATGTATGCAGCACGCGACTTCTGTGAGTTTGTTCCGACGGGCGCGCTGAATAGAGAGCACGTCTGCGGCACGTTTCTGAGTCAAGGGAAGGTTGTTTACTGTCAGAAGCGGAGTGGCGAGTATGGCCAAGCATGTTCTCGTTCCGGTAGACGTGTCGTCCAGTTCTGAGAGCGCCTTTGAATACGTCTTAGAAGAGACTCCAAGCCAGAGAATAACCCTCCTACACGTACTCAATCCAGTCACCATTTTCAACTATCCGACTGCTGAGGGGTTTGATTATGGGAAAGCTGAGAAAAACGAGCAGGAGAGACGTGAAGATGTTGAGCAGATTTTTGAGAGGTACCGTAACAAGGATGCAGCACGCAATCGGAGAATCGAAACCGCCATCGAGGCAGGAGCTCCCGCAGAAAAAATCCTTGAGTACGCTGAACGTACTGGTGTCGATCACATTGTAATGGGTAACCGTGGCCGATCTAGTCTCGAAGAAACACTACTTGGAAGTGTGGCTAGAGGTGTTCTGAAACGATCAGCTGTTCCCGTGACAATTGTCCCCTAACAATCGGCACACCGAAGACGTACGTGCCGCCAGCTTCAGGCATCGCGGTAGCGAGTTCGCTGGCTGAAAGATAGTGGTTTCTGAGATACTTACGCATGTGACACAGAAGGTGTGGTCCATTTCGTCATCGGAGTATAGCCAACTTCTCGCATCTCGTTGAGCACCTCATTCACTCACGTCGCTGAGAGTTGGTTCATTCGGCTCCCTGTTTCTTAGTCAGTCGGTTATTCTTCTATATCATTGAGCATGTGGCGGTAGACATCGAACTGTTTGTGTTCTACCTCTGTAGTCGCGAGGACAGTCTTGAGGTAACCCCATCGAGTAATAGAGACACTACTAGCGCCCATCAGAGTCGAGAGTGGAATCGGTGGTGGGTGATGGCCTTCGTTGCCGGGTGAATAGTCGACGAGTGTGAGTTTGCTCGCGTCTGCGCTGAGGACACCGTTTGATTCAACAATCGAGAGCAGTACGACTGCTTCTTCCCAGCCGTCCGTTTTCGGATCAACGGCTTTGACTTCGCAACTCTCACATCGGGCAGCGTCCAGTATCCATCCCTCGGGCGGGTTGGTGTACCTTTCAAAAAATGGCAAATCATAGACGCGCACGATGTCATACATCACTGGCTTCCCAATCGGAATGTGAACTTCACAGAAACCACAAAGAAACGAGTTGTTACAGCCGACTCGCTCGCCATGGATGCCCCGTTTCATCTGTTCTACATCCCAGTCGGGGTTTGCACTAGACATATCTCGACGTTGAGAGAGACCCACTATAGGCTTTCTCGCATAGTGCTTTCTCCAATGCAGGGCCTCGTGACTCGGTCATCTCGTAATAACTCTTAACAGGATGGACAACATTGACAACATTGTCAATGAGTTCCGAACACCGAATTCCGCTTAGTGAGGAACGACGCAACGAACTACGAGACCTCAAGGAAGGTGGGCAATCGTACGACGACCTGCTTGCGGAGATGATTCAACACGAAAAAAAGCGCCGTCTATCGGAGATGTTCGACCGCTCGCTCGAAGAAGACGAATTCGTCCCCCTTGAGGACGTATAGATGGGCGATAGCTACCAAGTTCTACTTGGTGAACAACCACGCACGTTTCTTGCTGCCGCCGACGAGAAGACTGAGCGTATCGTCCGCGAGAACCTTGCAAAACTCGGCGACGACCCCTACCCACGACCCGGTTCGGGAAGCGGCGACAAAGAGAAACTCCCGATTGATGGCAAGGAACGGTACCGACTCCATATTGGTCGGTCCTACACGGCGTTTTACGCAATTGAGGGTGAAGCTGTAAAGGTCGTGGAAATTCTCGATATCGACACGGCACACAAACGTTACGGCTGGTAGTTCGACAAAAACAGGTAATCGGTGAGGAAGTGACGTAGGTGTGCGTACCTGGTCAAAATGGTTTTCAGATGGTTTCTTTTCCATTTCTTTGAGCCTCTGGCGGTAGACGTCGAACTGTTTGTGTTCTACTACACATTGCTGAAGCATCAATGAAATTATTTCCCGCAATGCGAGGCGGGTAGGCTAGAGATTGTACTGGCTTTTGACTATCTCTGCAAGCCCCATCTCTTCGAGTTTCTCCATCGGGACGAGCATCGACAATTGAACCACACCCGGAAGCCGAGCGATTTCGACACCTCCAGTGAACGTACAGCGTGCACGGATCTCAACCTCAGTCATATCGAGTAACGAACTCGCTCTATCGAACGCGTTCTGTGTAGCGTCATTAATCGTCGCACCCGACCCAATAACTTGGATGGGGCCAGCATCGTGCACAGAGTCCACGCTGTATTCAGACGCAAGTCCCTCACCTGTCTCACGTTCACTGTCAGTGTATGGTTTTGCAATGTGAGGCAGGTCCTCTTCGTTTGGTAGGAGAAGCGGGCCACCCAACTTGAGTCCTTTGATAACCTCCACTTCGAGTTCGGTTTTTCCACTCACGTCGGTCGTGTGTAGTGAGAGTTCGCCATCGCCCTGATTCGTTAGTGTCACCGCCACGCACGACAGTTCCGCCATCGGCGACCGCCTGCATTGCAACGGCATCAAGGAGTAGGGGCCGAATCGCAACTGCCACCCGGTGTTTGCAGGCTGAGGAATACTTCGCGTCGGCTGGACACTCACAGGCAACTGGAATCCCGTCGTCAACGGTGACGTGGTACTCGTGACATCCTCGGCCCTAAAGGGCGGGGCTTCCTACAAGGGAAGTCTCGTCGTCGGAGGTTTCAGAACTGAAGTCCCCGAGCGTCGTCTGTCGGGATTGCCGACTCTGCTCGCGGTGTCCTGTGGTGCTGTCACAAGCACTCCCATCCTGTGGCGAGTCATCGGTGTGCAGTTTCAACGCGCACCTCTCTCCCCACGGGTTGACGCGACGTGCGATGTTCACACTCGCGTTAATGTCTGCTTAATACTCCGTTACCCAACACTCGCCGTTCGTACAGCGGAACATGGCTTGGGAACTACGAGAACCGATGTGTCCGCACTCATGGCACGTCTGACTTGTGTACGCAGGATTCACGAATCGGACACAGATGCCCGCGTCACGGGTTTTGTCCTCGATTCGACCAGTTAGTCGTGCGAACGCCCAATTGTGGAGGCGGCGATTCATCCACTTACCGTAATCCAGATGTTCACGGATGTACGACAGGTCTTCGAGAACGATAACGGGGTTCTCGAAGGAACGGGCGTACTCGACCGCCTCACGAGATGCCTTCTCGACAATATCTGTGAGAGCGTTCTGGTAGTGGTCGAATCGTTCTTGAATGCGCCACTCGGCGTCTCGTTCTTGGAGGCGACGGAGCGTCGTGAACATCTCTTTGCGGAGGTGTCGGACACGACCGCCGTCATAGATGTACGGTTGGGTTGGAGTACCGTCCCGAAGGGCACAGCCCGTCAGGAGTTTGGATTCCCCAATATCGAAGCCGATGTACGTCGGCTCGTCTGGTTCAGTTGGCTCAGCGACCTCGTACTCGACAGTGACGTGAAGCACCCAATTCGTTCGATGCTCTTGGAGTCGGAACTCTCCGACCGACACGTCGCCGTCAAGGAGGTCGTTCACAACTCTCGCTGTGCAGGATTGATGCGGAGTGGAATCCAGAAGGCGTTGCCATGTCCTGCCTGTGGGACGCGCCAGCAGAACTCGTGTCGTCTCTCCTCGGAGTGGTCGAGACGCCATCCACGGTTCGTGAATCGAACGGGGTGGTCGTCGTTCAACTCCGAAGCGTTGTACGTGTCCCGCAGTTTCGGGACATAGTTCTTGAGAGCGTCTTTCGCGTAGGACATGAGCGTGTACGGTGTTACAACGTCATTGACCGCTGTCTGTGTCGTCGCACCACTCTCGAACGATTCGGAGAGAGCGCGACGGTAGGTAGCCACAGTTCGTTGAAGCCGACGCTCTTTGTGCGCCGTTGGGGGCGTGAGCGTGGCCTGCAACGTCTTGGTGGCAGTAGCAGTCACAGTAGAATACGCGAAACCATGAAAGTTAAAACTAACGAATTGCTAAGTATGAGTAGAGATGCCGAACCTAAACATCGAAGTGAGCGACGAAGAATACGAGAAACTGAGCGAAGTAAAAGAGGCACACGGGCTGACGTGGCGTGGACTCGTCATTCAGGGTGCGAAAGTACTGGACACCGAGGGGCCACTGTAGGTCGAAGGGTACTGTGTACGAACGCGATTCCTCCCCGTCCTAAAGGACGGGGTTTCCTCACTACCGCAAGATGATCCGTTGGCTCGGCGTGACTGCAGTTTCTGACGCGAATACCGCCATCACAGAGTTTGAACTCGAATGCCTCGTATTGGGCTCGTTTGACGACTCTCCGGGTTGTGTCGAGGTGTGCAAATGCATTCGTCATGGGTTGACGAGGCACCTCTTGAGTGCCCCGCACCCTTCGGGGGGTGAAAAAACCCCGTGGTGTTTAGCGTTACAGAGTTTTGACCTCGATAAGCCCTGTTGACCTCCCGAACGTATCCACTCCAGTCCTCTCCCCGACCTTGAGTTAGTCAACGCTAGCAGGGGCACTGTCTGCGTCAACGTCGTCAAGGAGCGGATAGTCGATGTGCATCTCGATCTTGTCGAATGGAACGGCTGGTTGAATTGCGCCACCGGGACCGCCTTCTTTGAGTTCGAGGATGCCCAGTACCTCCAGATGTTTCAAGTCTGTGTGGACATCGGAGACGTCGCGGTCGACCAGTCGGGCTGCCTCACGCATACTTGAGGGTTGTTCTGTCGCGATTGCTTGAATGAGTTCGAGACGAAGTGGAGTGAGGCTATCGACGAGATCGTCGTAGGATCCAAACTGAAGGATTGCTCGGTCATCCTCTACCGTCCCCTCACCAGCTTCTGCGTTTTGGATGAACTGCAGGGAGTCCTTACGGAGCTGTGCTCGGTCGCCGACGGTGATGTGAAGTGTCGTCATAGTGGTCTTGGTTGGGATTGTGATTGTAGTTCAGTACGACCGTGGTGGACTGCCCCCGATGGCATCCCAATACTCGTCAGCGCTGGCCCAGAATTCGACGAGGAGTTCTTCCATACCCGGGAATTCAACGTCGGTGTCGCCGGCCGCAGTGTGGAGTTCGTGGCCCTTTGTATCCTCGTGGGCGTTGTCGTACCGGATGAGCGTGAGATCTTCGAGCGTTCCGAGGTGAAGCGTGTATTTCCATCCGGATGGGTAGGTGTCTGTATCGGTTGTTCGCCGGATGACGACGTTTTCGACGAGTCCGGCTTCAACGTGCGTATAGCGACGTGTAAGTTCCTGGCCCATCCGTTATCCGTTGGGATGATCCCCAACACCAAAAGTGTGTTGGGCTGGTTCCCAACACTCTCCAAATAGACTATTGCCCACAGCCAAAGCACTCAGTACTCAGAATCGGTAGGTCGCGACGTCGGTTGAATCGCAGACCGAACACGAGTCATCTGTGCTGTTGAGTGTTGTTCCACAGCGACGACACTCGTGGAAAACGGTCTCGTCAGGAGAGAACAGGCGCATGAGCAACCGTTTCATTAGTTCACACCTTGCCGTGCGATGTATCTCATCTGATATCCGGTGTTGCTGAGGTTGATACGT includes:
- a CDS encoding FAD-dependent oxidoreductase — encoded protein: MTDTSNTEGKTIETEVVIVGAGPAGCVLSYLLARSGVDTILLERQRSLRREFRGFLFQPLVLRVFDQMDMLDRVLTLNHTEVRDIEVEVYGRSYPIMSLEAAPGPYNYALLMEQPSLLQALIDEASQFESFSYHSGMPAADLFHDGNQVVGVHATDREHNESVTIRSRLVVGADGRYSTIRSAAGIDPGLFESTLELLWFKLPASTIDKPVLAKVGPSGVLLSFGLGGGEAQFGWSIEKGSYPQLRERGIEWFHEQLISIDSELAEVLPNQLTDFDQCSLLHIEPGISDEWTRDGLLLVGDAAHVASPVGGQGNGMAIQDAVVAHSVIVTALDQTEGTLSNHALERYEWIRRPAVEEVVRFQRRAERPFSGFVKYGATVPDTLKRPLIRSFFWLISRTPLPKRARDTFMWGPSPVDVNTMHFSKTN
- a CDS encoding DUF7522 family protein gives rise to the protein MATTDLLNYLESRSGSYLRGVLQYDDDENEVLYLRDDVRKERILSEIDRMLARLKPESSASEERAFPLGDLYVTIRRFEDAIIMHFPRGQKRGVVVSLEPEAGRDLNQFTTECIRLIDE
- a CDS encoding type II toxin-antitoxin system death-on-curing family toxin, giving the protein MTDTLWYPSTQDVVKIHDDIVSEYSETTPGIQNLGDVEFALEYIETGSFGEVPETIHEKVFYLLRLLVANHPFVDGNKRTALNTANVFYFLNGYRFDYDNEIRTILKQFGMDETAVDEDVVLEYLQEHTEEIDLAEAIEQWRSELVDYGFTKLANDSSDSNE
- a CDS encoding HTH domain-containing protein, whose amino-acid sequence is MTRDRDEKGKFTELTTSEAVLKILETSEDPVMTATEIADKLDVSRDTVGRKLAQLAEDDEVGRKKVGARSVVWWIK
- a CDS encoding winged helix-turn-helix domain-containing protein, giving the protein MRRPHVEWMTRADDAILEFLLNEGNRPLIVTPGVIEANIAYALSSINQRLRKLKAAGLVDYHDEERGLYKITEKGEQYLSGEISSEDLTLEDSSE
- a CDS encoding diadenylate cyclase, whose product is MRRHLRQCDYFRSVRYAYWPVDISHEVLDDVDSFYDAASEVAMSRDGAVVISVDGVIQKQMVRFLDFTPDKVPQGEQAIEYEDWMGSRHMSAADMSARPEVVTTITLSEETGRLTLFEGGRHVTMPYDEIRDEQDMQGDSVE
- a CDS encoding universal stress protein, whose protein sequence is MAKHVLVPVDVSSSSESAFEYVLEETPSQRITLLHVLNPVTIFNYPTAEGFDYGKAEKNEQERREDVEQIFERYRNKDAARNRRIETAIEAGAPAEKILEYAERTGVDHIVMGNRGRSSLEETLLGSVARGVLKRSAVPVTIVP
- a CDS encoding type II toxin-antitoxin system RelE family toxin, with translation MGDSYQVLLGEQPRTFLAAADEKTERIVRENLAKLGDDPYPRPGSGSGDKEKLPIDGKERYRLHIGRSYTAFYAIEGEAVKVVEILDIDTAHKRYGW
- a CDS encoding transcriptional regulator, whose protein sequence is MTTLHITVGDRAQLRKDSLQFIQNAEAGEGTVEDDRAILQFGSYDDLVDSLTPLRLELIQAIATEQPSSMREAARLVDRDVSDVHTDLKHLEVLGILELKEGGPGGAIQPAVPFDKIEMHIDYPLLDDVDADSAPASVD
- a CDS encoding toxin-antitoxin system TumE family protein, which produces MGQELTRRYTHVEAGLVENVVIRRTTDTDTYPSGWKYTLHLGTLEDLTLIRYDNAHEDTKGHELHTAAGDTDVEFPGMEELLVEFWASADEYWDAIGGSPPRSY